The Neodiprion pinetum isolate iyNeoPine1 chromosome 5, iyNeoPine1.2, whole genome shotgun sequence genome segment CACTCGGCacgaatatataatataacgcaatttaaaataattataatcataataataaaggtagtagtagtagtaatagtaataatagtaataataataataataatgcagTACATATATCTCAATCAGTTAAATCAGAACGAgtttttcgttgttttttttccatttttaagTTTTACGACACGATtcatggtaaaaacaagtggTAGAGGTACACGTTTACTCTCCTATCTTTCCTTTAGCGGTTCTTTTCAATAaccttattttatttaatttacttaattttttttcattatgttCATTCTTTTTTGTTACTTGTGTACGTTCTTgttaaacatatatatatatatatatatatatatatatatattctggtgcttgtttttcttcttcctgtcCTGTCGAGTGAACTGTTGGTtgggtattattattattatattactttTAGTTTAAAGGGTTGATTTTGTATTTctccttgtttttcttttgtaagtTTATATCGGGGGGAGGGTGAGGTTCAAAATTAAGCAGCCGCCTCGGCTTCTCCGCCGTTGTTTTCCGCCTCTGGACTTTTATCCTCCAGTTTCGCCTTCTTCTCAGGGCTCCCGTCTTCCGCCGGTGATCCGTCGACTACGTCTGCGGACACCGTCGATTTCCTCTTTATGCAGCAGGCATCCACGGGCGCATCTGAAAACAATTGAACGTAATTTCATTGTGTGTACATAATAGAATGGTGCTCAATATCGTacagaaaaagaataaattcatttcctATAAATTGCAtttgttatacatatagtCATCCTTATAAAATGTTCTTGAATATTTCACAGATACCTTTTTCCCGTATAATGCCATGGGTGAAacacatacctatatgtatacacttACTATTTGAACAGCTGAATtgaatgtttctttttctatcaatCCTCCCTACATCCATCATCATGGTACGAGTtagttaaaaataaacatctttaagtttcaaattgaaaaacgtgaaaaattgtatgtaaaaaaaatcacctgtGGAATCACCGTTCTCCGTTGATTCGGGCTCCTTGCTGTCCTCTGCCTCTTCCTTCTCCTCGTTTGACCCATTTTCTTTTGCCTCCTTGGCCTCGCCGTTTTCGGACGCTTTTGAGTCTTCATCGACGTCCTCTACGacctttttctcctcttccaCAACCTTCTTCTCAGGAGTGGCGACAGTCTTCGTTTCCCTTCGAGTACCGcgaaaaaaatggaacagAAAGAGATACGGATCAGTATGGCAGAAACGATTCAATGTACATATTTAAAACTACGTAAAGGGTTCCGGCGCACATTGAATAGTTGATTTGGTCATTACATCATTATCTCTGAGCCAAAAATCATGTtcagaatgaaagaaaatttataatgataGGAATTCTAGGGTACAGAATGCCTTggtttgtttcttctttttcttctccagGAGTCTCGGCATTCCCCAATCTCCTGAGGGGAATTGAAAGAGGGATGGACGCGCGATAAAGGAATAATATACGTCGGTCTAGAGAGTTTTTATCACGAAGCTCTGTTGTGAAGGGACAAAGTTACAAGCGTGTATAACGCGAAATGCATACATtcacacatgcatacatacatatacacgtgCATGCAACAAGGTAATCGATAGATAAATTcgataattgttatttttatggAAAGGATTGACAACCACTGTCGCGTATAACGGTTAATATTGCGAGATATGTAAAATTCCCGGATTAAACGTAAGAATTAGTGAGAACCTCTGCTCCGCCGGCACCGACTGCCTAGCGACGTAAATATGCAACACACATACGTTCGCACACAGAAAAACATACACACATACCGTTGTCGGTAAAATAATGACCTGACTTATATTATTAtgatcgttattattataaggAAGTGTATTCACATTGTTTCAGAACCTAAAGCTTCGCTTTTCGTGCCGGTTCTTCGTCTGATTCTCGCATCGCGGGTTTCGAATTTAAATTCATACGCGTTCCCGCTAATCGGAAAGAGATTGCAAAAGTTCGAAGGGGAAAAgattgagattgaaaaaaaaacaactacgAGTAGATGAATAATTACATCGACGATAATGCCTTACTTAAGATATTTTGACACGCTTATCCAAATACTTTCATGGTCAATTACGCGGCAATGCaacgtaaaaagaaaagaaaaaacgcaGACGTTTTTACTCGTTTTTAAATCTATTTTGGGCAACGACGGCGGATAAAATACGGGACCGTTGTTCAATTTGCAAAGCAGTTTTACACGCATGGACGACGAATTTTAACACTCGTGCAGTTCTTTTTTCGTATACCGAGAGTTCTTACtggattgaaataaatatatccagCCCCACGGGgcaaagtaaataaaataacgcgCGGTTGTGTGTAGGAAAGCGGAGCGGAAGGGTGGGGGGGATGAGCGAGTTGTTATCCTTTTTTTAATACCTTGTCGGAAAGTCGTTGGCACGACTAGTAAAATCGCACACTACATTCAAGGCGAGGAAAAAAACGGAGGCCAAGTGTTTTCCGATACTTTTGGCGGAGTCTTTACCTGCCGGCAATTTCACCTACCCTTTTACTTAGCTCGTACGCCAACGCTTGCTTAGTAGAGAATTACGCTAGCACAAGCAGACGGTAAACTTCTCACAGATGCTATAAGGACCGGAGAAATAGCAAATGTCTATGTGTACACTGTACGTACATTCGCATACTGTGAAAGACGTGAACGTTAACATTAAACATCGCCGGGGCGACTCGCCACGCGATCATGGCCGTTGCATTGCACGAACTTCAAAATGTTATAATTTAACAATCTCTGTTTCGTCTCGTGTTTCTTCTTAACTAGATAATTTTATTGCGCGAAAAGTAAAACTGACAATGCGTGAAACGTTTTTAGACAaataagttaaaaaaaaaacatatatatatatatatatatgtaactaTTTTCCAAGCCATCCAAACTCCTTCGGATGAATTGCATTATTTATATGTACGGATAAATTGGATCTCTCCTGTTGGACATGATTAATGGGTATGTTTATTTAGCGAGATGCGACTCTACGGTGTTAAACAATTGAGGTTTTCGAATCTACGATCACATGATACTCGGTTATGCCTGCAGATAATTTGATATTCAAATATCCCCGTTCAATCTTCAATCCAACGAATTTTCCTCAATAGCGAATAACTCATTGAAACGGACCGGTACGCCGGCAGTATGCGAACGCGGATTCACAATTCTCTGTCCAACCTGAAATCATCTCAATCGGCTTTCGATGATTCAATAAATCAAAATCGGTTGTGGCTGGAGGGTTCggacttttttcaatttaccggGCTCACGTCAACCCGGCGAGCAATAGCCAACCCATCCAGACCTCCGACATATACATACTacgattcattcattcgtttgGTTGATTTATAGCGTGCAGCATATTCGCACACTCGCGCACGCATTCGTACACACAGGGCTGTGTGTAACGTGATTCAAGCAGTTCGGCGAAGAACGCGAATTACGGTAGTCGAACGCGTGGGAAAGAGAACCCGCGAGGATCGCTAAGGGACGGGGAACTCCCGACGATAGCGCCACGCGGCTAAGCGTCGTTGCGGCGAGCGAGAGAACAACTCGACTCCTCCCGCCCCTTCTAGCCTCGTTCCCCTACCCGTGCCCGTTCCTGGCGCTGCCCCCGGCCGACCCGTGCCGACCGGTGGAACGCGGCAAACGATGGAGAGAAGTTCACGGCACTCACACAGAGATACCTTGCAGCCTACCGGCACACAACAAAGCATAAAACCGCGGCGAAATGCTGTGTAGAGAGGAACGTATAAACCGACGTGCGCCGGTTCGATTCCATCTTCATACCACGGCCGCGGTGTTGTTGAATGGAGAATAAACAGTAAAcgaaaatgagagaaaatgaAGCGAAGAAATAGAATTTAGGAAAGAGAATACACGTACAGGGTTACACGTGGGACCATTTTTGTAAACAGTTTGTGGTGGTTCGTgtacaaaattgtatttttgtattacGAGCTGGTAACATATTCCGGAAAGGAAGTGACCGTTATCAATAACGTCGTTATGATTATTCGAACACCTATTCAACGTTTAGGGACAATTTATCGCTAGCAGCGCCGCTGTACGATCGACGATTATTTCCAGGTATGGATGTAGCATCGCTATATCTACACCTACAGAATACACACGAAACGCTTTTGAAAGCGACAGCCGACACACGGAGAAGAAACAACGATCGATAGAACGGAGAGCGCCGCGTTcatcgtgtgtgtgtgtttgtgtatgTATTTGTCATATACAGTGTCGGCATGGGTACATCGTACCCACAGGCATGCTTCATCATACTGTACCACAGCGTATAGTGTAGTAGATGTAAGTAGAGTCTAGGACAGTACAGTCGGTGGCGAAAAGGCGGTTTGTCCGCTT includes the following:
- the LOC124219775 gene encoding prothymosin alpha; the encoded protein is MADTAAVDTKETKTVATPEKKVVEEEKKVVEDVDEDSKASENGEAKEAKENGSNEEKEEAEDSKEPESTENGDSTDAPVDACCIKRKSTVSADVVDGSPAEDGSPEKKAKLEDKSPEAENNGGEAEAAA